In Hymenobacter gelipurpurascens, one DNA window encodes the following:
- the pxpB gene encoding 5-oxoprolinase subunit PxpB: protein MAQPLRRNSEQSPVQLYPLGDAAIVVQFGTTIEEATHRTIQALGLYLEHHPFPGFLEYVPAFTTLTVYYDPWVVSRAGQQDPYKSVASALQQLLQKAPTAAPETATEVVEIPVCYGGRFGPDLELVARHTGLAPAEVIALHTAPDYLVYMIGFAPGFPYLGGMNEQLTTPRKTQPRALVPAGSVGIAGGQTGVYSLPTPGGWQLIGRTPLRLFTPEAASPSLLHAGQRLRFVSISAEQYQQYEL from the coding sequence ATGGCCCAGCCTTTGCGGAGAAACTCAGAGCAGTCGCCCGTGCAGCTGTACCCGCTCGGCGATGCCGCCATTGTGGTGCAGTTCGGCACAACCATTGAGGAGGCCACGCACCGTACCATTCAGGCCCTAGGCCTCTACCTGGAGCACCATCCGTTTCCGGGATTTCTCGAATATGTGCCGGCCTTCACTACCCTCACGGTGTACTACGACCCCTGGGTGGTCAGCCGGGCCGGCCAGCAAGATCCCTACAAAAGCGTGGCTAGTGCCTTGCAGCAGTTGCTCCAGAAAGCCCCCACGGCGGCGCCTGAAACGGCAACTGAAGTAGTAGAAATTCCGGTGTGCTACGGCGGGCGGTTTGGGCCTGATCTGGAGCTAGTAGCCCGCCACACTGGCCTAGCGCCCGCCGAGGTAATTGCCCTGCACACTGCGCCAGACTACCTGGTGTATATGATTGGCTTTGCGCCGGGTTTCCCGTACTTGGGCGGCATGAATGAGCAGCTGACTACGCCCCGCAAAACCCAGCCACGCGCCCTCGTGCCGGCCGGTTCGGTGGGCATTGCCGGTGGCCAAACGGGCGTGTACTCGTTGCCTACCCCGGGCGGCTGGCAGCTGATTGGGCGCACGCCGCTGCGGCTGTTCACGCCCGAAGCAGCATCGCCGAGTTTGCTGCACGCGGGCCAGCGGCTGAGGTTTGTATCCATTTCAGCGGAGCAATACCAGCAGTATGAGTTGTAG
- a CDS encoding 5-oxoprolinase subunit C family protein, translated as MSCSILRPGLLTTLQDAGRFGYQQVGVIVSGPMDARALRVANLLVGNHGGAAALEITLLGPKIRFEADHLIALTGANLSAKLDGKPVPLNRAVAVRRGCELAFGSARMGCRAYLAVSGGFEVPAVLGSQSTYLRAGLGGLEGRALRAGDVLPAPGPTPAGKRLHQQLLGHSSGQDWAASTWYPDPQLTPVPSNSPIIRAMRGPEYALFTEESQQAFWQEEFTVTPNSDRMGFRLAGPVLQLQNELEILSTAVTFGTVQVPAAGEPIVLMADHQTTGGYPRLAQVMTADLPRLAQVPPGGRLRFQEISLSDAQYWYLHQEQALQQLQRGLALFHFR; from the coding sequence ATGAGTTGTAGCATTCTTCGCCCTGGCCTGCTCACTACCCTGCAAGATGCCGGCCGCTTCGGCTATCAGCAGGTGGGCGTTATTGTGAGTGGCCCTATGGATGCGCGGGCGCTGCGGGTGGCCAACCTGCTGGTCGGCAATCATGGTGGCGCGGCAGCATTGGAAATAACACTACTCGGACCCAAAATCCGATTCGAAGCTGACCACCTGATAGCTCTCACGGGCGCAAACCTATCGGCCAAGCTCGATGGCAAGCCCGTACCGCTCAACCGCGCAGTGGCCGTGAGGCGGGGCTGTGAGCTGGCGTTTGGCTCAGCGCGTATGGGCTGCCGCGCCTACCTGGCCGTGTCGGGCGGGTTTGAGGTACCGGCAGTGCTAGGAAGTCAGTCTACGTATCTGCGGGCAGGCCTGGGTGGCCTAGAAGGGCGGGCCTTGCGCGCCGGCGACGTGCTGCCCGCCCCCGGCCCCACTCCTGCTGGGAAACGCCTCCACCAGCAGCTGCTAGGCCACTCCTCAGGCCAGGATTGGGCCGCCAGCACCTGGTATCCTGACCCGCAGCTGACGCCCGTACCCAGCAACAGTCCTATAATCCGGGCCATGCGGGGGCCGGAATATGCGCTGTTCACGGAGGAAAGTCAGCAGGCCTTTTGGCAGGAAGAATTCACCGTTACACCGAACTCCGACCGCATGGGTTTCCGGTTGGCTGGCCCGGTTCTGCAGCTGCAAAACGAGCTGGAAATTCTCTCCACGGCCGTTACCTTCGGCACGGTGCAGGTGCCGGCCGCAGGTGAACCCATCGTGCTCATGGCCGACCATCAAACCACGGGCGGCTATCCGCGCCTGGCGCAGGTGATGACGGCCGACTTGCCGCGCCTAGCCCAGGTGCCGCCCGGCGGACGCCTGCGCTTTCAGGAAATCAGCCTTTCCGATGCCCAATACTGGTATCTGCACCAGGAACAAGCTCTTCAGCAACTCCAACGGGGCCTTGCCCTATTTCACTTTCGATGA